One part of the Chryseobacterium sp. 7 genome encodes these proteins:
- a CDS encoding anhydro-N-acetylmuramic acid kinase, with amino-acid sequence MKALAIGLMSGTSLDGLDICLAEFEKQDKWVFQILKAETLPYSKDWENKLRNSIHLSAEDLLALHSEYGFYLGQQIRKFVDQHQLENISLVASHGHTVFHQPNKKFTLQIGDGRAIKLETGLPIIYDFRSQDVLMNGNGAPLVPIGDELLFSNYSACLNLGGFSNISLQSGGKRIAFDIAPVNIVLNYLAQKLDKNFDENGELAEKGKINETLLSKLNALDFYHQPHPKSLGIEWCNEYIFPALENIQTLDALATFTEHTAQQIANVINQYTIKDILVTGGGAYNSFLIEKIRSKTTAEVIIPEKKIIDYKEALIFAFMGVLRMNNEMNVLSSATGSTNDHSSGVIA; translated from the coding sequence ATGAAAGCTCTGGCGATTGGATTGATGTCCGGAACAAGTCTGGACGGTTTAGATATTTGTCTTGCTGAATTTGAAAAGCAGGATAAATGGGTCTTTCAAATCCTGAAAGCAGAAACCCTACCCTATTCAAAAGACTGGGAAAACAAACTTAGAAACTCTATTCATCTTTCTGCTGAAGATTTACTGGCATTACATTCTGAATATGGTTTTTATCTGGGTCAGCAGATTAGAAAATTCGTTGATCAGCATCAGCTTGAAAATATCAGCCTGGTTGCATCTCATGGCCATACGGTTTTTCATCAGCCAAATAAAAAATTCACCCTTCAGATTGGTGATGGCAGAGCGATTAAACTGGAAACAGGATTACCTATTATCTATGATTTCAGAAGTCAGGACGTCCTGATGAACGGAAATGGAGCTCCACTGGTTCCGATAGGTGATGAATTGCTTTTCTCGAACTACAGTGCTTGTTTGAATCTTGGTGGATTTTCCAATATTTCCTTACAGTCAGGCGGAAAAAGAATTGCTTTTGATATTGCTCCGGTGAATATTGTTTTAAATTATTTAGCCCAAAAACTCGATAAAAACTTCGATGAAAATGGAGAACTGGCTGAAAAAGGAAAAATCAATGAAACGTTGCTGAGCAAACTCAATGCACTGGATTTCTATCATCAGCCACATCCAAAATCCTTAGGAATAGAATGGTGTAATGAATATATTTTTCCAGCCCTTGAAAATATACAAACACTGGATGCTCTTGCTACTTTTACAGAACATACAGCCCAACAGATTGCCAATGTGATCAATCAGTATACTATAAAGGATATTCTTGTTACCGGAGGAGGTGCTTACAACTCTTTTTTAATTGAAAAAATAAGATCAAAGACAACAGCCGAGGTCATTATCCCTGAAAAAAAGATTATTGATTATAAGGAAGCGCTAATCTTCGCTTTTATGGGTGTTCTCAGAATGAATAATGAGATGAATGTACTGTCTTCTGCAACGGGAAGTACCAATGATCATTCTTCCGGAGTCATAGCATAA
- a CDS encoding SRPBCC family protein, whose protein sequence is MNLEGRKIIVNKSSKELSELLKSPENYKDFMPDGLQKFETRDNGFKFGLQGMPEIALKIDEVDDQKAVLKSASSSLDFSLTATLNPINDNQTEVQMLFEGKFNPFIKMMVEKPLQNFINTLTDKIEAYK, encoded by the coding sequence ATGAATTTAGAAGGACGAAAGATTATTGTCAATAAATCATCTAAAGAACTTAGCGAGCTGCTAAAATCTCCTGAGAATTATAAGGATTTTATGCCAGATGGTCTTCAGAAATTTGAAACCAGAGATAACGGATTTAAATTCGGGTTACAGGGAATGCCGGAAATCGCATTAAAAATAGACGAAGTGGATGACCAGAAAGCGGTTTTAAAATCTGCAAGCTCTAGTTTAGATTTCTCATTAACGGCAACTTTAAACCCAATTAATGATAACCAGACTGAAGTTCAGATGTTATTTGAAGGGAAATTCAATCCGTTCATCAAAATGATGGTAGAAAAGCCGTTACAGAATTTTATCAATACGCTTACCGATAAAATCGAAGCTTATAAATAA
- a CDS encoding NUDIX hydrolase, which yields MYKVFVNEKKLLVSKHPENLEKELRYESFTTLEIALDLLENTSVQELNVYGDNLDEIWQEFQKLFRIIEAAGGLVNNPEGKILFIKRLGKWDLPKGKMEKGESREESAVREIEEETGLSDVELVKFINTTYHIYIERNGEKILKCTHWFEMNFDGEDTSKPQIEEGITEVAWKTTLEIENEVFPSTFKNIKLIVKEFWEIKKLGS from the coding sequence ATGTATAAAGTTTTTGTGAACGAAAAAAAGCTGTTAGTCTCTAAACATCCTGAAAATCTTGAAAAAGAGCTTAGGTATGAAAGCTTCACGACTTTAGAAATAGCATTGGATCTTCTGGAAAATACTTCTGTGCAGGAACTTAATGTATATGGAGACAATCTGGATGAAATCTGGCAGGAATTTCAAAAACTTTTCAGAATTATAGAAGCGGCAGGAGGACTGGTGAATAATCCTGAAGGTAAAATTCTTTTTATCAAAAGACTCGGCAAATGGGATCTCCCGAAAGGCAAGATGGAAAAAGGAGAATCCAGAGAAGAATCTGCTGTAAGAGAAATAGAAGAAGAAACGGGTCTTAGTGATGTTGAGCTCGTAAAATTCATCAATACCACTTATCATATCTATATTGAAAGAAACGGTGAGAAAATTTTAAAATGCACCCATTGGTTTGAAATGAATTTTGACGGTGAAGATACCTCTAAACCGCAAATAGAAGAAGGCATTACGGAAGTAGCCTGGAAAACAACCTTAGAAATTGAAAATGAAGTTTTTCCGAGTACTTTCAAAAATATAAAACTGATCGTAAAAGAATTCTGGGAAATAAAAAAACTGGGATCCTAA
- a CDS encoding UDP-N-acetylmuramoyl-tripeptide--D-alanyl-D-alanine ligase: MNIEQFYPLFLQAAKVTIDSRKIAENDIFFAFSGENFNAATLAEKAIDDGALAVIVELPEFENRDKNIFYVPSTLEFLQKLSLYHRSKLTIPFIGLTGSNGKTTTKELIHAVLSEKFNVQYTFGNLNNHIGVPLTILSIKPEHEIAVIEMGANHQKEIEFLCTISQPDFGYITNFGKAHLEGFGGFEGVIKGKSELYAYLKNNNRTIIVNENDPIQIEKTENYTPKITFGKDTSDYNFEPFSEEHFVGLTYQGVKAVTKLTGEYNFTNLCAAASLGLHFGISFEKIKHALEQYTPTNMRSQVVKKEGRTLVLDTYNANPSSMTASLNNFISFEGSKTIIIGDMLELGDESEKEHQNILKLAQDLHFNEVITVGKHFKAVNSSDLAFENTAELTEYLKQNKIQSENILLKGSRGIALEKLIDFV, from the coding sequence ATGAATATAGAACAGTTTTATCCTTTATTTCTGCAGGCCGCAAAAGTGACCATCGACAGCAGAAAAATTGCAGAGAATGATATTTTCTTTGCCTTTTCCGGTGAAAATTTCAATGCAGCTACTTTAGCGGAAAAAGCCATTGATGATGGAGCTTTAGCCGTAATTGTTGAACTTCCGGAATTTGAAAACAGAGATAAAAATATCTTCTATGTTCCGTCTACCCTTGAGTTTCTGCAGAAGCTGTCTCTCTATCACAGAAGCAAGCTTACGATTCCCTTTATAGGGCTTACAGGAAGTAATGGGAAGACCACTACAAAAGAGCTGATTCATGCTGTTCTTTCAGAAAAATTTAATGTACAGTACACATTCGGGAACCTGAATAATCATATCGGAGTTCCTTTAACAATCCTTTCCATCAAACCGGAACACGAAATAGCTGTGATTGAAATGGGAGCTAACCATCAGAAAGAAATCGAATTTCTGTGTACCATTTCTCAGCCGGATTTTGGATATATTACCAATTTTGGGAAAGCTCATTTAGAAGGCTTCGGAGGTTTTGAAGGGGTGATTAAAGGGAAATCTGAGCTATATGCTTACCTTAAAAATAATAATAGAACTATTATTGTTAACGAAAATGATCCTATTCAGATTGAAAAAACTGAAAATTATACACCGAAGATTACTTTTGGAAAAGATACATCAGATTATAATTTTGAACCTTTTTCAGAAGAACATTTTGTAGGATTGACGTATCAGGGAGTAAAAGCAGTTACAAAACTCACAGGAGAATATAACTTCACGAATCTATGTGCTGCAGCCAGCTTAGGACTTCATTTTGGGATCAGTTTTGAAAAAATAAAACATGCTCTGGAGCAGTATACGCCTACCAATATGAGATCTCAGGTTGTGAAAAAAGAGGGTAGAACTCTGGTTTTGGATACGTATAATGCCAACCCAAGTTCTATGACAGCATCGTTAAACAATTTTATCAGTTTTGAAGGCAGTAAAACCATTATTATCGGGGATATGCTGGAATTGGGTGATGAAAGTGAAAAAGAGCATCAGAATATCTTAAAATTGGCTCAGGATCTTCATTTCAATGAGGTTATTACGGTTGGGAAACATTTTAAAGCAGTTAATTCTTCAGACCTTGCTTTTGAAAATACAGCAGAATTAACAGAATATTTAAAACAGAATAAAATTCAATCTGAAAACATATTGTTGAAAGGATCCAGAGGAATAGCTCTGGAGAAGCTGATCGACTTTGTGTAA
- the gldJ gene encoding gliding motility lipoprotein GldJ codes for MKKLKLFSLIALSSTLALTSCGGSGTSKGGGTKKFVSKTGWKPNEKQGWFFAGKQQKQKGWPGMVYVEGGTFTMGLVKDDVMHDWNNTPRRMQVSSFFIGETEITNYEYREYLTWLKYVFPPSDPSFKEIYNGALPDTLLWDNKLARNDYNETYLRSPEFDYYPVVGVSWTQANRYCEWLSDRANEKALMQAGIIAKDLYINESNNQGGTAFNMDKFKSNDPEMQGYINEKRMQQKTGMKTTNQRLLAANRAPNSAMVQKFRLPTEVEWEYAALGMAKNREYNQYLGKKPEIERLRGTKGRDRGMFLENFKMGKGDYSGIAGWKNDGSAQTSDVRQYPSNDLGIYGMYGNVSEWTADVYRPIIDEDYNDFNYYRGNMPQAIVRNGDGTYKMIDEGTIKYDTLADGRLVYKGLPGQFERQTIADYRNYRDGDRQSSLEYYRASDSASGFDMYNAPRTSFVVDGTGRVKLQKDTKDRTSGISNEVRVVKGGSWQDTAYWLDPGQRRYKNQNRAYGWVGFRVAQDARTSDKSRTRR; via the coding sequence ATGAAAAAACTAAAGTTGTTTTCATTAATAGCATTAAGTTCTACACTTGCATTAACCAGCTGTGGCGGATCAGGAACCAGCAAAGGTGGCGGTACCAAAAAATTTGTCAGTAAAACGGGTTGGAAACCAAACGAAAAACAAGGTTGGTTTTTTGCAGGAAAGCAACAAAAGCAGAAGGGGTGGCCTGGAATGGTATATGTAGAAGGTGGAACTTTTACAATGGGATTAGTGAAAGATGATGTTATGCACGATTGGAATAACACACCTCGCAGAATGCAGGTAAGTTCATTCTTTATCGGGGAAACAGAAATTACTAACTACGAATACCGTGAATACCTTACATGGTTGAAGTATGTATTTCCTCCAAGTGATCCTAGTTTTAAGGAGATCTATAACGGTGCTTTACCGGATACCTTATTATGGGACAACAAATTAGCAAGAAACGATTATAACGAAACGTATCTGCGTTCTCCGGAATTCGATTACTACCCAGTTGTAGGTGTTTCCTGGACTCAGGCAAACAGATACTGCGAATGGCTTTCAGATAGAGCGAATGAAAAAGCTTTAATGCAGGCTGGTATTATTGCTAAAGATTTATATATCAACGAATCCAACAACCAGGGTGGAACAGCATTCAATATGGATAAATTCAAATCGAATGATCCGGAAATGCAAGGATATATTAATGAAAAAAGAATGCAGCAAAAAACTGGTATGAAAACCACAAACCAGAGATTGCTTGCCGCTAACAGAGCTCCGAATTCTGCAATGGTACAGAAGTTCAGACTTCCTACAGAAGTAGAATGGGAATATGCAGCTCTTGGTATGGCTAAAAATAGAGAATACAACCAATACTTAGGTAAAAAACCAGAAATCGAAAGATTAAGAGGTACTAAAGGAAGAGATAGAGGAATGTTCCTTGAAAACTTCAAAATGGGTAAAGGTGACTATTCCGGTATTGCAGGATGGAAGAATGACGGATCTGCTCAGACTTCTGATGTAAGACAATACCCATCTAATGATTTAGGAATCTATGGTATGTACGGAAACGTTTCTGAATGGACGGCTGACGTTTACAGACCAATCATTGACGAAGATTACAACGATTTCAACTACTACAGAGGAAATATGCCTCAGGCAATCGTAAGAAACGGAGACGGTACTTACAAAATGATTGATGAAGGTACTATCAAATATGATACTTTGGCTGACGGAAGATTAGTGTATAAAGGTCTTCCTGGACAATTTGAAAGACAAACTATTGCAGACTACAGAAACTACAGAGATGGTGACAGACAGTCTTCTTTAGAATATTACAGAGCTTCTGATTCTGCTTCAGGGTTCGATATGTATAACGCTCCTAGAACGAGTTTTGTTGTAGATGGAACCGGTAGAGTAAAATTACAGAAAGATACCAAAGACAGAACTTCAGGAATTTCTAACGAGGTTAGAGTAGTGAAAGGAGGTTCTTGGCAGGATACAGCATATTGGCTGGATCCGGGACAAAGAAGATATAAAAATCAAAACAGAGCTTATGGATGGGTAGGATTCCGTGTTGCACAGGATGCCAGAACCAGCGATAAGAGTAGAACTAGAAGATAA
- the porU gene encoding type IX secretion system sortase PorU, whose translation MRRKITLLSLIAFASTLYAQRNTIEWNGSKIQDFGDTKLNLPNFKNEGFSFSQNNVFITTKQKIGEKQLKITDLVWENVSNQDLFELDKGRLPDYDVADVSYYNLDGETYAGINIALFKNVKGRVQRLSSFNVTEAAAFVNTTGAVNKIGTTVNPLSSGNFYKIKVDKSGVFKITSQFLKDNGINPASVNPKNFRIYGNGGLMLPEFNQDARYGALQENSIQVVGEDDGVWNDNDYALFYAQGPDGYNLYDTSNGNGFKRKDTRFSERSNNVKNIYEDFSYYYINFDKGAGKRIPTVDATLPAQLITRYDNYQVINKDQKNLLKVGRTWVEETPFINEKTITFTTNSPIQANDVIRYRTQVVGYNAQQNTIGFKINNLTPNPLQTIPTDTSGYQYIYYPVTFAGSLTNLTGNQFTIVLNPDISTNPNGTFYFDYLEIQYKENLAFNGSQMNFRDYSIVSGSNTDYGFSISNAGNIEQVWDVTDITNVNRRVNKAGAGSFNFAYTAADLNFNNEFVAFRADAAYSPQYVGRISNQNLSAIQAVDYLILTVPEMMGQAQRIANYHQTNHNYKVEIVDINKIYEEYGSGSKDLTAIRDFVSKLNTPLGRLQYVFILGDASYDYKNRVPNNTNVVASYQSEQSSDYVSSFVTDDYIVMTKPQTTLLIENNLPDLPVGRIPAANVSEAGDMINKTLAYYNSLQGQSTPFGDWRMRLDFVVDDNNEGGSPFHNVINASLASIFEQSGSTDLKEYNVKKLYMDAFPSQSTSGGRRYPQVNQAISNAIGNSLYLFYFGHGGINGWAQERVLTSTEVQNANNFSNVYSRFPFVSTITCEFTLWDEPSTNSVGEQFLKMKQGGASTMITSSRAIGVDYGRDFSNTFTQNIFKLTNDDFNSLGNAHLIAKKQKGPNNNHLKVNFLGDPAMKLSRPQRLLIIDGIETPVPGLIRGLDFVKVKGHINNPNGTLNNTFNGKVSINIFDKRLNKKTLNNNGTLAPVLDYTEEGSAIVKAAGTAVNGVFTAEFYVPKDINYAVGQGRILTYADNKASDVFNNQTVQVGDINPNGINDNQPPKVKLYMNNTNFADGGITNQNPMLLACLTDDTGINSTGSGVGHDITVYLDGQIINTVVLNDFYAPGEGNGCLNPSLADYQKGNVTYPFRNLAVGQHQLSFKVWDINNNSTSATLNFEVKDESDQHLTINRPLNWPNPFTNKTYIQFEHNCDDILDVNVQIYTITGRLVRTLSQPVVAEPFLQGFRTPRQAIEWDGRDDFGATVAKGTYIFKIFAKSQNQEKCKGSATAVEKMVLLK comes from the coding sequence ATGAGACGAAAAATTACGCTTTTATCTTTAATCGCTTTTGCATCAACACTTTACGCCCAAAGAAACACCATAGAATGGAATGGTTCTAAAATACAGGATTTTGGTGACACAAAATTAAATCTTCCCAATTTTAAAAATGAGGGTTTTTCTTTCAGCCAAAATAATGTTTTTATAACAACCAAGCAAAAAATCGGAGAAAAGCAGCTGAAAATTACAGACCTTGTCTGGGAAAACGTTTCCAATCAGGATTTATTTGAACTGGATAAAGGCAGACTTCCAGATTATGACGTGGCAGATGTTTCCTATTATAATTTGGATGGAGAGACCTACGCCGGAATTAATATTGCTTTATTTAAAAATGTAAAAGGCCGTGTTCAGAGATTATCTTCGTTTAATGTTACAGAAGCAGCTGCATTTGTAAATACTACAGGAGCTGTTAATAAAATAGGAACTACCGTAAACCCGCTATCAAGTGGAAACTTCTACAAAATAAAAGTAGATAAATCCGGAGTATTCAAAATTACCTCACAGTTTTTAAAAGATAATGGAATTAATCCAGCTTCTGTAAACCCTAAAAATTTCAGGATTTATGGAAACGGAGGACTTATGCTTCCTGAGTTCAATCAGGATGCGAGATATGGCGCTTTGCAGGAAAACTCTATCCAGGTAGTAGGTGAAGACGATGGTGTTTGGAATGACAATGACTATGCTCTTTTCTATGCCCAGGGGCCGGATGGATACAATCTTTATGATACTTCCAACGGAAATGGTTTCAAGAGAAAGGATACCCGGTTCAGCGAAAGAAGCAATAATGTCAAAAATATATATGAAGATTTTTCTTACTATTATATTAACTTTGATAAAGGTGCAGGAAAAAGAATTCCCACCGTTGACGCAACTCTTCCCGCCCAGCTGATTACAAGATATGATAATTACCAGGTTATCAACAAAGATCAGAAAAACCTGCTAAAGGTAGGAAGAACATGGGTAGAGGAAACCCCTTTCATTAATGAAAAAACAATAACATTTACTACCAATTCACCTATACAGGCTAATGATGTTATACGATACAGAACCCAGGTGGTGGGTTATAATGCCCAACAGAATACGATTGGTTTTAAAATCAATAATTTAACTCCGAATCCATTACAGACCATCCCTACAGATACTTCAGGCTATCAATATATTTATTATCCTGTAACCTTTGCCGGAAGCCTTACCAATCTTACCGGGAATCAGTTTACAATAGTTTTGAATCCTGATATTTCTACGAACCCTAACGGAACTTTCTATTTTGATTATCTGGAAATTCAGTATAAAGAGAATCTTGCTTTCAATGGTTCACAGATGAACTTCAGGGATTATTCTATCGTGAGCGGAAGTAATACAGACTACGGTTTCAGTATTAGTAATGCTGGTAATATAGAACAGGTATGGGATGTAACAGATATTACCAATGTAAACAGGAGAGTGAATAAGGCCGGAGCAGGCTCATTCAACTTTGCTTATACCGCTGCTGATCTTAATTTCAACAATGAATTTGTGGCTTTCCGTGCGGATGCAGCCTATAGTCCACAGTATGTGGGAAGAATTTCTAATCAGAATCTTTCTGCTATTCAGGCTGTAGATTACCTAATCCTTACTGTACCGGAAATGATGGGTCAGGCACAGAGAATTGCCAATTACCATCAGACCAATCATAATTATAAGGTAGAGATTGTAGACATTAACAAGATCTATGAAGAATATGGAAGCGGAAGTAAAGACCTTACTGCCATAAGAGATTTTGTAAGCAAGCTGAATACTCCTCTGGGGAGACTTCAGTATGTTTTTATTCTGGGAGACGCTTCATATGATTATAAAAACAGGGTTCCGAACAATACAAACGTTGTTGCCAGCTACCAGAGTGAGCAGTCTTCAGATTATGTATCATCATTTGTAACGGATGATTATATTGTAATGACAAAGCCTCAAACCACATTATTAATTGAAAACAATCTTCCTGATCTTCCGGTGGGGAGAATCCCGGCGGCAAATGTAAGCGAAGCCGGAGATATGATCAATAAAACATTGGCTTATTATAATTCTCTTCAGGGACAATCGACCCCGTTTGGAGACTGGCGTATGCGACTTGACTTTGTGGTGGATGATAATAATGAAGGAGGAAGCCCTTTCCACAATGTAATAAACGCTTCTCTTGCCAGTATCTTTGAACAGTCCGGTTCGACTGATCTTAAAGAATATAATGTTAAAAAATTATACATGGATGCCTTCCCTTCTCAGAGTACATCGGGAGGACGAAGATACCCACAGGTAAACCAGGCTATTTCTAATGCAATAGGAAACAGCTTGTACCTGTTTTATTTCGGGCATGGAGGAATCAACGGTTGGGCACAGGAAAGAGTATTAACGAGTACTGAGGTTCAGAATGCCAATAACTTCTCTAATGTGTACAGCAGATTCCCATTCGTATCTACTATTACATGTGAATTCACGCTGTGGGATGAACCGTCAACCAACTCTGTAGGAGAACAGTTTTTAAAAATGAAACAAGGAGGTGCGTCCACAATGATTACCTCCAGCCGTGCCATTGGAGTAGATTACGGACGTGACTTTAGCAATACATTTACTCAAAATATATTTAAGCTAACTAATGATGATTTTAATTCTTTAGGAAATGCTCATTTAATTGCGAAAAAACAAAAGGGTCCCAATAATAATCACTTAAAGGTAAACTTTCTGGGTGACCCAGCTATGAAACTGAGCAGACCTCAAAGACTTTTGATCATTGATGGTATTGAAACTCCGGTTCCAGGTCTGATAAGAGGATTGGATTTTGTTAAAGTAAAAGGACATATCAATAATCCGAACGGAACGCTGAACAATACCTTCAACGGAAAAGTAAGCATTAATATTTTTGACAAGAGATTAAATAAAAAAACATTAAATAACAATGGTACTCTGGCTCCTGTATTAGATTATACAGAAGAAGGAAGTGCTATTGTAAAAGCTGCAGGAACTGCCGTAAACGGAGTATTTACTGCTGAATTCTATGTTCCTAAAGACATCAACTATGCTGTGGGCCAAGGGAGAATTTTAACCTATGCAGACAACAAAGCCTCAGATGTTTTTAATAATCAGACGGTACAGGTAGGTGACATCAATCCAAACGGAATTAATGATAACCAGCCTCCAAAAGTAAAGCTATACATGAATAATACCAACTTTGCAGATGGTGGAATCACCAACCAGAATCCTATGCTTCTTGCCTGTCTTACCGATGACACAGGAATCAACTCTACCGGATCTGGAGTAGGTCATGATATTACAGTATATCTGGACGGGCAGATTATCAACACTGTTGTGTTGAATGATTTCTATGCTCCGGGAGAAGGAAACGGATGTTTAAACCCTAGTCTTGCCGACTATCAAAAAGGGAATGTAACCTATCCTTTCAGAAATCTGGCAGTGGGTCAGCACCAATTATCATTTAAAGTTTGGGACATAAACAATAATTCTACATCTGCTACGTTAAACTTTGAAGTTAAAGATGAATCTGACCAACATTTGACAATTAACCGTCCGCTGAACTGGCCAAATCCATTTACAAACAAAACTTATATTCAGTTTGAACACAATTGTGATGATATTCTGGATGTGAACGTACAAATTTACACCATAACCGGAAGATTGGTAAGAACTTTATCTCAGCCGGTGGTAGCAGAACCTTTCCTACAGGGCTTTAGAACCCCTCGCCAGGCAATAGAATGGGACGGAAGAGATGATTTTGGTGCTACAGTAGCAAAAGGTACGTATATTTTTAAGATATTTGCAAAAAGTCAAAATCAAGAAAAATGCAAAGGAAGTGCTACAGCTGTAGAAAAAATGGTACTTTTGAAATAA
- the porV gene encoding type IX secretion system outer membrane channel protein PorV, which translates to MNLTTKLLLGFGLSAGFLGYSQDLGKVNPVLTGAPFLRIAPDARSGGMGDQGVVTSPDAFSQFWNAAKYPFSRTSSSVGLNYTPYMGKLTNDVFLLYASFHKFLGQEERSTISASIYYFNMGQVDLTQLVGTEIASMGTSKPNEFSIDVAYALKLSDSFSGAVTGRFIRSDLAGGFNTDTTLKAANSFAVDVSGYYTSPRFSSIGGYDGKINAGLAIQNLGPKLDYTGNEESRSYLPTMARLGVGYDMYLDDMNRVGISVEGSKLLVPGSEYAGIDPNTRQPIYQIPNVGPMAGIGKSFKNKNSIMYSGALEYSYDNAFSVRGGYFHESEEQGARQFATAGVGLKYRSFGLDLSYLINMSKINSALDNTLRFGLTWNIGEETSNNDR; encoded by the coding sequence ATGAATTTAACTACTAAACTGCTTTTAGGATTTGGTTTGAGTGCTGGTTTTTTAGGCTATTCGCAAGATTTAGGTAAAGTAAACCCAGTTCTTACCGGAGCTCCTTTCCTAAGAATTGCACCTGATGCAAGATCGGGAGGTATGGGAGACCAAGGGGTGGTAACCTCTCCGGATGCATTTTCACAGTTCTGGAATGCGGCTAAATATCCTTTCAGCAGGACAAGTTCTTCCGTAGGTCTTAACTATACGCCTTACATGGGAAAACTTACCAATGATGTATTCTTATTATATGCTTCGTTTCATAAGTTTTTGGGGCAGGAAGAAAGATCTACAATCTCTGCAAGTATCTATTATTTCAATATGGGACAGGTAGACCTGACTCAGCTGGTAGGTACAGAAATTGCATCAATGGGTACATCAAAACCAAACGAATTCTCTATTGACGTTGCTTACGCATTGAAGCTATCTGATTCATTCTCTGGTGCTGTTACCGGTAGATTCATCCGTTCAGACTTAGCCGGAGGATTCAACACAGATACTACACTTAAAGCTGCAAACAGCTTCGCAGTAGACGTTTCAGGATACTATACCTCTCCAAGATTCTCCAGTATTGGTGGATATGACGGTAAAATTAACGCAGGTTTGGCTATTCAGAACCTAGGTCCGAAACTGGATTATACAGGAAATGAAGAATCAAGATCTTATCTTCCGACTATGGCAAGATTAGGGGTTGGATATGACATGTACCTGGATGATATGAACAGAGTAGGAATTTCTGTAGAAGGTTCAAAACTTTTGGTTCCGGGATCTGAATATGCAGGAATAGACCCCAATACAAGACAGCCTATTTATCAGATTCCTAATGTAGGACCTATGGCTGGTATCGGGAAATCTTTCAAAAACAAAAACAGTATCATGTACAGTGGTGCTTTAGAATATTCATATGATAATGCTTTTTCTGTAAGAGGAGGTTACTTCCATGAAAGTGAAGAGCAGGGTGCAAGACAGTTTGCAACTGCCGGTGTAGGATTAAAATACCGTTCTTTCGGACTGGATCTTTCTTACCTGATCAATATGTCTAAAATCAACAGCGCATTGGATAACACTCTTCGTTTCGGTCTTACCTGGAACATTGGAGAAGAAACATCCAACAACGATCGTTAA